The uncultured Desulfuromonas sp. genome has a segment encoding these proteins:
- a CDS encoding C4-type zinc ribbon domain-containing protein yields MKEEVQLLIDLQELDQHIISGRKKQEKLREEQDELTVKTDKLTALIAQLESEMATIEAERGEINQSLLKEQDNIEKSEAHLPEIKTQKEYLAILKEVDVAKKQSKDLEEILQDRDAALATLKEDRDEKQQELDSLQSTCNSRCTEINDLLTEIDESLVSEDTKRAGLIEQVPPRIRQRYELLLKRRNGTALVEARRGTCMGCNMHLPPQFFNNMLKKQGIDSCPHCNRLLYILPEGE; encoded by the coding sequence GTGAAAGAGGAAGTACAGCTACTTATCGATCTGCAGGAACTCGATCAGCACATTATCAGCGGACGAAAAAAGCAGGAGAAACTTCGCGAGGAACAAGATGAGTTGACGGTTAAAACCGACAAGCTCACAGCGCTGATCGCTCAGCTGGAGAGTGAGATGGCCACCATCGAGGCAGAGCGCGGTGAAATTAACCAATCGCTGCTTAAAGAGCAGGACAACATTGAAAAATCGGAAGCCCACCTGCCTGAGATCAAAACGCAGAAAGAATACCTGGCCATCCTCAAGGAAGTTGACGTGGCCAAGAAACAGAGCAAAGACCTTGAAGAGATCCTTCAGGATCGTGATGCGGCTCTGGCCACCCTCAAAGAAGATCGCGATGAAAAACAACAGGAACTGGATTCACTCCAATCCACCTGCAACAGCCGTTGCACTGAAATTAATGACCTGTTGACGGAAATCGATGAATCCCTGGTCTCGGAAGACACCAAGCGCGCCGGCTTAATTGAACAGGTTCCGCCCCGAATCCGCCAGCGTTACGAGCTGCTGCTCAAGCGTCGCAATGGTACGGCCCTTGTCGAGGCCCGCCGTGGCACCTGCATGGGCTGCAACATGCATCTGCCACCCCAGTTTTTCAACAACATGCTGAAAAAACAGGGGATCGACAGCTGCCCGCATTGTAACCGTCTGCTCTATATTCTGCCGGAAGGCGAGTAG
- a CDS encoding TOBE domain-containing protein, translating to MSTPHSLSGSLWLNKDTHNYLSSKRIALLEQIEVTGSLSRAAKVSGMSYKSAWDALAAMNSLAEQPLTEASTGGRDGGGTRLTEAGSRAVQLYRTIEREHARVLTLLTENFDDYSHLYSLLQRLAMRTSARNTLQGRVVSLRNQGLLTTVEMMLDCGQTLLSQITTDSVQALGLMAQGRVFAMVKAPCLTFVATDCEPVVNPLCGTVLSSRQQGDLIEIELDLGRQIHLSAVVPQDAVPCRQWHPGSSLCATIPPSQVMIGIA from the coding sequence ATGTCGACACCGCATTCGCTGTCGGGCTCTTTGTGGCTCAACAAGGATACCCATAACTATTTAAGCAGCAAACGGATTGCATTACTTGAACAGATTGAAGTGACCGGCTCCCTGAGTCGTGCCGCCAAGGTGTCCGGCATGAGTTACAAAAGTGCCTGGGATGCTCTTGCTGCGATGAACAGTCTGGCGGAACAGCCGTTGACTGAGGCCTCCACCGGAGGGCGTGATGGTGGTGGCACCCGTCTTACGGAGGCCGGCAGCCGTGCGGTCCAACTGTATCGCACCATTGAAAGGGAACATGCCCGTGTTCTCACACTGCTGACGGAAAATTTTGATGATTACTCCCATCTCTACAGTTTGCTGCAGCGTCTGGCTATGCGTACCAGCGCCCGTAATACGTTACAGGGCCGGGTGGTTTCTCTGCGTAATCAAGGCCTGCTGACTACCGTGGAGATGATGCTGGATTGTGGTCAGACGCTTCTTTCCCAGATTACCACGGACAGTGTTCAGGCTCTTGGCCTGATGGCACAGGGGCGGGTGTTTGCCATGGTCAAAGCGCCCTGTCTTACCTTTGTTGCCACGGATTGTGAGCCGGTGGTTAATCCGTTGTGCGGCACGGTGTTATCGTCGCGTCAGCAAGGGGACCTGATTGAAATTGAACTGGATCTCGGTCGGCAGATTCATTTGAGTGCCGTGGTGCCGCAGGATGCGGTTCCCTGTCGGCAATGGCACCCGGGGAGCTCTCTGTGTGCCACTATTCCGCCCAGCCAAGTGATGATCGGTATCGCCTGA
- a CDS encoding MBL fold metallo-hydrolase, translating into MKLTILCENTVGRAIPAIGEHGFACWLETEDGCFLIDSGQGFGIVQNARVLEKDLRQVDGVVLSHGHYDHAGGLEDVLRIRGEVPVYAHPDIFLPRYSKTPHSLRFIGIPQRRELLETLGAQFHDTPQFQQIGEGVFVTGTIPRTTDFEVGDTNLVQPDGQGGYKADPFADDMAVVVETPKGLVVILGCAHSGIINTLNYIAEVMQREHFYAVVGGTHLGPVGAEQFERTVAALQEFTIEKIGVSHCTGQARAAQLRQLFPSQFFYGSVGAVLEV; encoded by the coding sequence ATGAAACTGACGATTTTATGTGAAAATACGGTGGGGCGTGCGATCCCCGCCATTGGCGAGCACGGCTTCGCCTGCTGGTTGGAAACCGAAGACGGCTGCTTTCTTATCGACAGTGGCCAGGGGTTCGGCATTGTTCAAAACGCCCGAGTTCTTGAAAAAGATCTGCGCCAGGTGGATGGGGTGGTCCTCAGCCATGGTCATTATGATCATGCCGGTGGTCTTGAGGATGTGCTGAGAATTCGTGGTGAAGTGCCGGTCTATGCGCATCCGGATATTTTTTTGCCGCGCTATTCCAAGACCCCGCACAGCTTACGCTTTATCGGCATTCCGCAACGTCGCGAGCTGTTGGAAACCCTGGGGGCGCAATTTCATGACACTCCTCAGTTTCAGCAGATCGGGGAGGGGGTGTTTGTCACCGGCACCATTCCCCGCACCACCGACTTTGAAGTCGGTGATACCAACCTTGTTCAGCCGGACGGCCAGGGCGGCTACAAGGCGGACCCGTTTGCCGACGACATGGCCGTTGTTGTGGAAACTCCCAAAGGACTGGTGGTCATCCTCGGCTGTGCCCATTCCGGAATCATCAACACGCTCAATTATATTGCCGAGGTGATGCAACGTGAACATTTTTATGCCGTGGTTGGCGGCACGCATCTCGGTCCGGTCGGTGCGGAGCAGTTTGAACGGACTGTCGCAGCGCTGCAAGAGTTCACGATCGAAAAAATCGGTGTGTCCCACTGCACAGGGCAGGCGCGCGCCGCACAATTGCGACAACTTTTTCCCAGCCAGTTTTTTTATGGCTCCGTTGGTGCCGTTCTCGAAGTCTGA
- a CDS encoding beta-ketoacyl-ACP synthase III, translated as MNPHCRILATGHAVPSRVLTNADLESMVDTSDSWIVERTGIHQRHIAEPGSALSDLAAEAANQALEKAQVSAEDIDLIIIGTVTADMKFPSLACLVQEKIGANNAAAFDLSAACSGFLYGLHLAESLIQTAGYQHVLVIAAEMLSSMINWQDRNTCVLFGDGAGAAVIGPAKDETGILSTYMKSDGRHHGLLYNPGGSQLPLTHELIDSNEATIHMEGREVFRHAVVSMTDALHEALKLAEIAPDALSLLIPHQANIRIIEAIGKRFKIDSGKVYVNVDRFGNTSAASIPIALNEALESGRIQPGDIVGLVTFGAGLTWSSSIIRF; from the coding sequence ATGAATCCACATTGCCGCATTCTTGCCACAGGCCATGCTGTCCCATCCCGTGTGTTGACCAACGCCGACCTTGAGTCGATGGTGGACACCAGTGATTCGTGGATTGTCGAGCGGACGGGGATTCATCAACGACACATTGCCGAACCGGGCAGCGCCCTGTCGGATCTGGCTGCTGAGGCGGCCAATCAAGCCCTGGAAAAGGCCCAGGTCAGTGCGGAAGACATTGATTTGATCATTATCGGCACGGTGACTGCGGATATGAAATTTCCGTCCCTGGCTTGCCTGGTTCAGGAAAAGATCGGTGCCAACAATGCCGCGGCCTTTGACCTTTCCGCGGCGTGCAGTGGTTTCCTCTACGGGTTGCACCTGGCCGAAAGCCTGATTCAGACTGCCGGCTATCAGCATGTTCTGGTCATTGCCGCGGAGATGCTTTCCAGCATGATCAACTGGCAGGACCGTAATACCTGTGTGTTGTTCGGCGATGGTGCCGGGGCTGCCGTAATCGGTCCGGCGAAGGATGAAACCGGGATTCTCAGTACCTACATGAAAAGTGACGGTCGCCACCACGGCCTGCTTTACAACCCCGGTGGCAGTCAGCTGCCCCTGACCCATGAATTGATTGACAGCAATGAAGCCACCATCCACATGGAAGGACGTGAAGTGTTTCGTCACGCCGTGGTCTCGATGACCGACGCCCTTCATGAAGCGCTGAAGCTGGCTGAAATCGCTCCTGACGCCCTCAGCCTGTTGATCCCCCATCAGGCGAACATTCGCATCATTGAAGCCATTGGCAAGCGTTTTAAAATTGATTCCGGCAAGGTTTATGTCAATGTGGATCGCTTTGGCAACACCTCGGCCGCCAGTATTCCCATTGCCTTGAATGAAGCGTTGGAAAGCGGCCGTATTCAGCCCGGTGACATTGTCGGACTGGTCACCTTCGGTGCCGGCCTGACCTGGTCTTCGTCCATCATTCGATTCTAG
- the mobB gene encoding molybdopterin-guanine dinucleotide biosynthesis protein B, producing the protein MTPPAVSFIAKSGTGKTTLVEKVIAELKKRHFRVGAIKHDAHRFDIDHPGKDSHRFTEAGADTMLVCSSSKLALVKQHRQAPEINDLIATYFSDVDIVLTEGFKQSSMPKIEVFRHHYSTELISRGDTPDPSLIAVASDTPLEVDVPLFELEDINALADFIVSTFSLSRSAG; encoded by the coding sequence ATGACCCCACCGGCCGTTTCATTTATCGCCAAATCCGGAACCGGGAAAACCACCCTGGTTGAAAAAGTTATCGCTGAGTTGAAAAAGCGCCATTTTCGCGTCGGTGCCATCAAGCACGATGCCCACCGTTTTGACATTGATCATCCCGGCAAGGACAGCCATCGCTTCACCGAGGCCGGTGCCGATACCATGTTGGTGTGTTCTTCTAGCAAACTGGCGCTGGTCAAACAGCACCGTCAGGCCCCGGAGATCAACGACCTTATCGCCACGTATTTCAGCGATGTTGATATTGTTCTGACCGAGGGCTTCAAACAAAGCTCGATGCCGAAAATTGAAGTCTTTCGCCACCATTACAGTACGGAGCTGATCAGCCGTGGCGACACACCGGATCCGTCGCTGATTGCCGTGGCCAGTGACACCCCGCTAGAGGTGGATGTTCCTCTTTTTGAGCTGGAAGATATCAACGCGCTGGCGGACTTTATTGTCAGCACGTTTTCGCTCTCTAGATCAGCGGGTTAA
- a CDS encoding UbiD family decarboxylase, whose product MGYANLQSCVRDLEQHGQLIRISDPVDPYLEAGAIQRRVYAAEGPALLFTNVTGSRFPMLGNLFGTLERTRFIFRDTLTTVQRLVDAKLDPSSVFKRPWAFAKAPAGAWHLLPKKVKTGPILQQRTTIDQLPQLVSWPDDGGPFVTLPQVYSEHPQHPGMRSSNLGMYRVQLGGNAYQTNQEVGLHYQIHRGIGVHHRAAHDHGEKLPVNIFIGGAPSMTVAAVMPLPEGMPELSFAGLLAGQRIPMVQAGGLPFPAQADFVICGHIDPSRTRPEGPFGDHLGYYSLTHDFPVVEVNAVYHRPDAIWPFTTVGRPPQEDTSFGTFIHELTGDLIPTVLPGIHAVHAVDAAGVHPLLLAIGSERYTPYSSEQRPQELLTQANAILGQGQLSLAKYLLITNYQDDPRLDIHDIEGFFSHVLQRCDWQRDLHFQTCTTMDTLDYSGQGLNSGSKVVVAASGPTRRSLATEIPVDMRLPDGFSTPHVAMPGVLVVQGPACQKPDEAARSMERFCAFYDGQAPINAFSLIVISDDSAFSAQTLNNFLWTTFTRSDPASDLYGIDSFTTQKHWGCRGALIIDARRKPHHAPPLIDDPAVEKRVDALAGPGKVLHGII is encoded by the coding sequence GTGGGTTATGCCAACCTGCAAAGTTGCGTACGGGATCTTGAACAACACGGCCAACTGATTCGCATCAGTGACCCGGTCGACCCTTATCTGGAAGCCGGCGCCATTCAGCGCCGGGTTTATGCCGCTGAAGGTCCGGCTCTGCTGTTTACCAATGTCACCGGCAGCCGTTTTCCCATGCTGGGCAATCTGTTCGGCACGTTGGAACGGACGCGGTTTATCTTTCGCGATACCCTGACCACCGTTCAGCGCCTGGTCGATGCCAAACTCGATCCCTCTTCAGTCTTCAAGCGCCCGTGGGCCTTTGCCAAAGCCCCGGCCGGCGCCTGGCATCTGCTGCCGAAAAAAGTAAAAACCGGCCCGATTCTTCAGCAGCGGACCACCATAGACCAACTGCCGCAGCTGGTGTCCTGGCCGGATGACGGTGGCCCTTTTGTCACCTTGCCACAGGTATATTCCGAGCATCCACAGCATCCGGGTATGCGCTCTTCCAACCTCGGCATGTATCGGGTTCAACTCGGCGGTAACGCGTATCAGACCAACCAAGAAGTGGGCCTGCATTATCAGATTCACCGCGGTATTGGTGTCCACCATCGCGCAGCCCATGATCACGGTGAAAAACTCCCTGTGAATATTTTTATCGGCGGCGCACCGAGTATGACGGTTGCTGCCGTGATGCCGCTACCGGAAGGGATGCCCGAGCTTTCTTTTGCCGGCCTGCTCGCCGGTCAACGAATTCCCATGGTTCAAGCGGGAGGCCTGCCCTTCCCCGCTCAGGCGGATTTTGTCATCTGTGGTCATATCGATCCGAGTCGCACCCGTCCGGAAGGTCCTTTTGGTGACCATCTCGGCTACTACAGTCTGACGCATGATTTTCCGGTCGTTGAGGTCAACGCGGTTTATCACCGCCCGGATGCCATCTGGCCGTTTACCACGGTGGGTCGTCCGCCACAGGAAGATACCAGCTTCGGTACCTTTATTCATGAACTGACCGGCGATCTGATTCCCACGGTTCTCCCCGGTATTCACGCGGTTCATGCCGTTGATGCCGCCGGGGTGCATCCATTGCTGCTTGCCATCGGCAGCGAGCGCTACACGCCGTACAGCAGCGAACAACGCCCCCAAGAGCTGTTGACCCAGGCCAATGCAATTCTCGGCCAGGGACAGCTCTCTCTGGCCAAATATCTGTTGATCACCAACTATCAGGATGACCCGCGCCTCGACATCCACGATATTGAGGGGTTTTTCAGCCATGTTCTGCAACGCTGTGATTGGCAGCGTGATCTGCATTTTCAGACCTGCACCACCATGGATACGCTCGATTACAGTGGCCAAGGCCTGAATAGCGGTTCCAAGGTGGTTGTTGCGGCCAGTGGCCCGACCCGGCGTTCTCTGGCCACGGAAATCCCGGTCGACATGCGTTTGCCTGACGGCTTTTCTACGCCTCATGTCGCCATGCCCGGTGTCCTGGTTGTCCAGGGACCGGCCTGTCAGAAGCCGGATGAAGCCGCTCGCAGTATGGAACGATTTTGTGCCTTTTATGATGGTCAGGCACCGATCAACGCATTTTCACTGATTGTCATCAGTGATGACAGTGCTTTCAGTGCTCAGACGCTTAACAACTTTTTGTGGACCACGTTTACCCGCTCTGATCCGGCCAGCGATCTTTACGGTATTGACAGTTTCACCACCCAGAAACACTGGGGTTGTCGCGGCGCCCTGATCATCGACGCCCGGCGTAAACCGCATCACGCGCCGCCTTTAATCGATGATCCTGCCGTGGAAAAACGTGTCGACGCGTTGGCTGGGCCGGGCAAGGTGCTTCACGGAATCATTTAG
- a CDS encoding Nif3-like dinuclear metal center hexameric protein encodes MMAKTSCVRLHDLVGWLNRNYPQNLAEDWDNVGLQVGDLNQEITKTMVALEPTEQTVKHAINHHCQLLITHHPLLFKPLKKISKNEETGRILFDAIQNNLAIISAHTNLDHAADGLNDWLAERLGLCDAGPLLRPRGGDLIKLVVYVPQEHTESVAEALFKGGAGHIGGYDHCSFRCNGTGTFRPGSDSEPFIGHAGEDTKVHEDRLETIVPRHRLAAVLQRMEKAHPYEEVAYDLIPLENHRQDIGLGRIGRLDESLSLEQLARHCKDQLGVTTLRMVAPAQLSPLKKVAVCGGSGASLIHEAARQGADVLITGDIKYHEAMTARSLGLALIDAGHFATEHLMAPALARRLEHESRTQGWNMTITTAQDECDPFTHI; translated from the coding sequence ATGATGGCAAAAACCTCCTGTGTACGCCTGCATGATCTGGTTGGCTGGCTCAACCGCAACTACCCGCAGAACCTGGCGGAAGACTGGGACAATGTCGGTCTGCAAGTTGGTGATTTAAATCAGGAAATCACCAAAACAATGGTCGCGCTTGAGCCCACGGAACAGACCGTCAAACACGCCATAAACCACCATTGCCAACTGCTCATTACCCACCATCCCCTGCTTTTCAAGCCACTGAAAAAAATTTCAAAAAACGAGGAAACAGGTCGGATCCTCTTTGACGCCATCCAGAACAATCTGGCGATTATCAGCGCCCATACCAATCTCGATCATGCCGCCGACGGTCTTAATGACTGGCTGGCAGAAAGGCTCGGCCTTTGTGATGCCGGCCCCTTATTGCGTCCGCGTGGAGGTGATCTGATAAAATTGGTGGTCTATGTCCCTCAGGAACATACCGAGAGCGTGGCAGAGGCGTTATTCAAAGGCGGTGCAGGGCATATTGGTGGCTACGACCACTGTTCCTTTCGCTGTAACGGCACCGGCACCTTTCGGCCCGGAAGCGACAGCGAACCATTTATCGGCCATGCCGGTGAGGATACCAAGGTGCATGAAGACCGCCTGGAAACCATTGTGCCGCGCCACCGGCTGGCAGCCGTTCTTCAACGCATGGAAAAGGCCCATCCCTACGAAGAGGTGGCTTACGATCTGATTCCGCTGGAAAATCATCGCCAGGATATCGGCCTGGGACGTATCGGTCGCCTTGACGAATCGCTGTCTCTGGAACAGCTGGCCCGCCACTGTAAGGACCAGCTCGGCGTGACAACGCTGCGCATGGTTGCCCCCGCTCAATTAAGCCCGCTGAAAAAGGTCGCCGTCTGCGGCGGCAGCGGCGCATCGCTGATCCATGAAGCGGCCCGACAGGGCGCGGATGTTCTGATTACCGGCGACATTAAATACCATGAGGCCATGACCGCCCGCTCATTGGGACTGGCCTTGATTGACGCCGGCCATTTTGCCACGGAACACCTGATGGCGCCGGCACTGGCACGCCGACTCGAACACGAGAGCCGGACACAAGGCTGGAACATGACCATAACGACTGCACAGGATGAATGTGATCCGTTCACACACATATAG
- a CDS encoding glycine zipper 2TM domain-containing protein: MMRFFSVILVAFILILAGCASRQSGNVYSRSQAQQQLSVYYGTVLVVNTVTIEGTQTGLGTVAGGVVGGIAGNTVGGGHGRALATAVGAIGGALVGSAVEEGATRQNGLELTVELDSGEVIAVVQEADDYYAVGDRVRIIRGPGGVTRVRQ, from the coding sequence ATGATGAGATTTTTCAGCGTAATTCTAGTCGCCTTTATTCTGATTCTGGCAGGCTGCGCCTCGCGTCAGTCCGGCAATGTTTACAGCCGTTCCCAGGCACAGCAGCAGCTTTCGGTCTATTACGGCACCGTACTGGTGGTCAACACCGTGACCATTGAAGGCACGCAAACCGGGCTGGGTACCGTTGCCGGTGGTGTGGTCGGTGGTATTGCCGGTAATACCGTCGGCGGCGGCCATGGTCGTGCTTTGGCCACGGCGGTTGGCGCCATCGGTGGTGCTCTGGTCGGTTCAGCCGTTGAAGAAGGGGCCACCCGTCAGAATGGTCTGGAACTCACCGTTGAGTTGGACAGCGGCGAAGTGATTGCCGTGGTTCAGGAGGCGGATGATTACTATGCGGTGGGTGATCGGGTGCGGATTATTCGTGGTCCAGGCGGCGTGACCCGCGTCCGCCAATAA
- a CDS encoding LOG family protein gives MDISFTRSNGHIDELIDNLLEEVGVHHHYIIREMILSALKAGQTSDYLADLKLMRTTMKEMRYTNKVFSPYRSRRKVTIFGSARTLPTEPIYQKCVRFSQLLAQNNYMVITGGGGGIMQAGNEGAGEENSFAVNIELPFEQDTNRVMKQSDRVLMYKYFFNRKVAFLKEAHAVALFPGGFGTLDEAMETLTLVQTGKNPPIPLVLIDDNNGTYWEDLFEFMRDVLLPKGLISGEDFGLFTITRCAEEAMEVIDSFYKVYHSSRYVGKLLVIRLNKALTQQQIDTLESEFSEILLPDTRIEAVSAFDKERDEPDLWDLPRLAIHFNRRSYGLLNSFIRRINSF, from the coding sequence ATGGACATCTCGTTTACCCGTTCCAATGGTCACATTGACGAATTGATCGACAACCTGCTTGAGGAAGTCGGTGTTCACCACCACTACATCATTCGCGAAATGATCCTCAGCGCCCTGAAGGCCGGTCAGACCAGCGATTACCTGGCCGACCTGAAGCTGATGCGCACCACCATGAAGGAAATGCGCTACACCAATAAGGTGTTCAGCCCGTATCGGTCACGGCGCAAAGTGACCATCTTCGGTTCGGCCCGCACCCTGCCCACGGAACCCATCTATCAGAAATGTGTCCGCTTTTCACAACTGCTGGCGCAAAACAATTACATGGTGATCACCGGTGGTGGCGGTGGTATCATGCAGGCGGGCAATGAGGGCGCCGGGGAGGAAAACTCCTTTGCCGTTAACATCGAGCTGCCGTTTGAACAGGACACAAACCGGGTCATGAAACAAAGTGACCGGGTATTGATGTACAAATATTTTTTCAACCGCAAGGTGGCGTTTCTCAAAGAAGCCCACGCAGTGGCCCTGTTTCCGGGCGGTTTCGGCACTCTGGATGAAGCCATGGAAACCCTGACCCTGGTTCAAACCGGGAAGAATCCGCCCATTCCTCTGGTGCTCATCGATGACAACAACGGCACGTACTGGGAAGACCTGTTTGAGTTCATGCGCGATGTCCTGCTGCCCAAGGGTCTGATCTCCGGTGAAGACTTTGGCCTGTTTACCATCACCCGCTGTGCCGAAGAGGCCATGGAGGTCATCGACTCGTTTTACAAGGTCTATCACTCCAGCCGGTATGTCGGCAAACTGCTGGTCATCCGCCTCAACAAAGCACTGACCCAGCAGCAGATCGACACTCTGGAGAGTGAGTTCTCTGAAATCCTGCTGCCCGATACCCGTATCGAGGCGGTGAGTGCGTTCGACAAAGAACGGGACGAGCCCGATCTGTGGGACCTGCCGCGACTGGCGATTCACTTTAACCGTCGCAGCTACGGATTGCTGAACTCGTTCATTCGCCGGATCAATTCATTTTAA
- a CDS encoding NUDIX domain-containing protein, whose translation MKIDILEQRCVYDGFFALNRFVVRHECFDGALSAPLVRERIDRARAAAVLLHDPDRDCVVLVEQFRIGAVADTHSAWLMECPAGMIEPGEQPKDVALRECLEEVGRQPVTLQQIGEYYVSPGGSSEKITLYYGQIDSTGLDGAICGVAHEGEDIRVLVRPWHEIEQQLDEGRITNATTLIALQWLQVTRLKNSQTTSR comes from the coding sequence ATGAAAATTGACATACTGGAACAGCGCTGCGTCTATGACGGTTTTTTTGCCCTGAATCGTTTTGTTGTCCGCCATGAGTGCTTTGATGGCGCGTTATCCGCACCATTGGTACGGGAACGGATCGACCGGGCGCGTGCCGCTGCAGTGCTGCTTCATGATCCGGACCGAGATTGCGTCGTGCTGGTGGAGCAGTTTCGCATCGGCGCCGTGGCAGATACGCACAGTGCCTGGCTGATGGAATGTCCGGCAGGAATGATCGAACCGGGTGAACAACCGAAGGACGTGGCGTTACGGGAATGTCTTGAAGAGGTGGGACGCCAACCGGTTACCCTGCAGCAGATTGGCGAATACTACGTCTCCCCGGGAGGCAGCTCGGAGAAAATCACCCTCTATTACGGTCAGATTGACAGTACCGGCCTGGATGGGGCGATTTGCGGGGTTGCCCATGAAGGGGAGGATATTCGTGTTCTGGTGCGACCATGGCATGAGATTGAACAGCAGCTTGATGAAGGGCGTATCACCAATGCGACGACGTTGATCGCCTTGCAGTGGTTGCAAGTCACCCGGCTGAAAAATTCGCAGACAACAAGCCGCTGA
- a CDS encoding lysophospholipid acyltransferase family protein, whose protein sequence is MITVPLDHTTYHTADHSGGWLSAQLPTAGFYARAFPIVFKAAWMARQEIYTDGDWSTSSLNILRALEKSGARFHIEGMEHVCADHEPCVFIGNHMSTLETFILPTLIAPYRRVTFVVKQSLIDYPVFKHVMRSRHPVVVNRTNPREDLKAVLEQGCEKLAQGTSIVVFPQTTRTTEFDPDQFNSIGIKLAKKAKVPIIPLALRTDAWGNGKKLKDFGVIDPNRPIHFEFGAPIDAQGNAKEIHLAMIQFIQDRLKQWF, encoded by the coding sequence ATGATTACCGTCCCCCTCGATCACACTACCTACCACACTGCCGATCACAGTGGTGGCTGGCTGTCCGCGCAATTGCCCACCGCCGGTTTTTACGCCCGGGCATTTCCCATTGTCTTCAAGGCCGCATGGATGGCCCGTCAGGAGATTTACACCGACGGTGACTGGTCAACCAGCAGCCTGAACATCTTGCGCGCTCTGGAAAAATCCGGTGCCCGCTTTCATATCGAAGGGATGGAGCATGTCTGCGCCGACCATGAACCCTGTGTGTTCATCGGCAACCACATGAGTACGCTGGAAACCTTTATTCTGCCGACTCTGATTGCCCCATACCGTCGGGTGACCTTTGTCGTCAAGCAAAGCCTGATCGACTATCCGGTGTTTAAACATGTCATGCGCTCACGCCACCCCGTGGTGGTCAATCGCACCAACCCGCGAGAAGACCTCAAAGCGGTTCTCGAACAGGGCTGCGAAAAACTGGCACAGGGTACCAGCATCGTCGTCTTCCCCCAGACCACCCGTACGACGGAATTTGATCCCGATCAGTTCAACTCCATCGGCATCAAACTGGCCAAGAAAGCCAAGGTGCCCATCATCCCGCTGGCACTGCGCACGGATGCCTGGGGCAATGGAAAAAAACTCAAGGACTTTGGCGTCATTGACCCCAACCGCCCAATCCATTTTGAATTTGGCGCCCCCATCGACGCCCAGGGAAATGCCAAGGAAATTCATCTCGCCATGATTCAGTTTATCCAGGACCGCCTCAAACAGTGGTTTTAG
- a CDS encoding cysteine synthase family protein, producing MPPQPFTLPAAIGNTPLVKITKLNPNPAVQIYAKLEGSNPGGSVKDRPAWYMIKKAIEDGSLTPDKTILEPTSGNTGIALAMIGASLGYHVKLVMPPCVSVERRSVLEAYGAEVVLSTQGQATDGAILLAHQIVKESPEQYFMPNQYSNPNNPLAHYETTGPEIYRQCSGKIDAFVAGIGTSGTLMGTGRALKERDPAIRIIGVEPTLGHSVQGLKNMQEAIVPGIYHEENLDDKLIVEDDEAFNCARDLAIHEGLFVGMSSGAAVAGALRVAATMSSGTIVTLLPDRGDRYLSTSLFRSTCACCPP from the coding sequence ATGCCTCCTCAACCGTTTACATTGCCGGCGGCCATCGGCAACACCCCGTTGGTCAAAATCACGAAACTCAATCCGAATCCTGCGGTGCAGATTTATGCCAAGCTCGAAGGGAGCAATCCCGGCGGGTCAGTCAAAGATCGGCCAGCCTGGTATATGATCAAAAAGGCCATTGAGGATGGATCTCTGACCCCGGACAAAACCATTCTCGAACCAACATCCGGCAACACCGGTATTGCCCTGGCCATGATCGGTGCGTCACTGGGCTATCACGTGAAACTGGTCATGCCCCCCTGTGTCAGCGTTGAGCGCCGCAGTGTCCTCGAAGCCTATGGTGCGGAAGTGGTGCTTTCCACCCAGGGCCAGGCGACGGATGGCGCGATTCTCCTCGCTCACCAGATCGTCAAGGAATCGCCGGAACAGTATTTTATGCCCAACCAATACAGCAACCCCAACAATCCGTTGGCTCACTATGAAACAACCGGGCCGGAGATTTATCGTCAATGTAGCGGCAAAATCGATGCCTTTGTCGCCGGTATCGGCACCTCGGGCACGTTGATGGGCACCGGGCGGGCCTTGAAGGAGCGTGATCCGGCCATCCGCATCATCGGGGTTGAGCCGACCCTTGGCCATTCGGTTCAGGGCTTGAAGAACATGCAGGAGGCCATTGTTCCGGGGATCTATCACGAAGAGAACCTTGACGACAAACTGATCGTCGAAGATGACGAGGCCTTCAACTGTGCCCGCGATCTGGCCATCCATGAAGGATTGTTCGTCGGCATGTCCAGCGGCGCTGCTGTCGCCGGGGCGTTGCGCGTTGCCGCCACCATGTCTTCGGGGACGATCGTCACGTTGCTTCCCGACCGGGGTGATCGTTACCTGAGCACCTCGTTGTTCCGCTCGACCTGTGCCTGTTGCCCCCCCTAG